A window of Variovorax paradoxus genomic DNA:
CTTCGCGCACCGTGGCGAAAGCCTCCGGCAGCAGGGCGTCGACGGTCTCGCCCTTGGCGATGCGGTCCTTGAACTCCTGCGTCTTGGCGCGCAGTGCCTCGTCGCTGAGCTTCTCGAACTCGGGTTCGAGCGCATTGATGCGTTCCACCGTCTTGCGATACTGCTTGAGGAGCCGATCGTTGCGACTGCCGAAAATCTGGGTCAGGAAGTTGGTTGCCATGGGTGGAGATGGGCGGGCGCCTGACGCGACAGGCACTTCGACCGGATTCCCTAAGATATGGTGAAAGCAGTTGGGCGCGCTTTCAATGAAAGCAAGCGGCCTTTTTTCCGGCGCGAACGTCGGCAAACCGGGCATTTTAGCTGTCTTGTTTCTAACCCCTGGATTACCCATGTATCGCCGCACGCCACCTCCGATTTCGCTGCAGCAAGCCGCGGAAGGCTCGCCCACCCTGGGCAGCCTGATGGCGCGCGCCCGCGACACGGCGGAGCGGCTGAAAGCCGTGGAGGGCCTGATTCCACCCGCCATGCGCGGGGCTATACAGGCCGGCCCGGCCGAGGGCGATGTGTGGTGCCTGCTGGTGCAGGGCAGCGCCGCCGCCGCCAAGCTGCGCCAGTTGGCCCCGATGCTGGTGACGCGGCTCAAGAACCGGGGCTGGGACGTCGCGAGCATCCGCATCAAGGTGCATACAGGCCGCTGACTGAATGGATGGGTGGGCGGGTGGTCCTATATTTTTCGTCTGGAATTGGATAATATTTCCAGATGACGCCATCCACCGCCCCCGCCGACGCCCGGCTCCTTCTGCTCGACAAGAACCAGGTCGACACCCTGCTCTCGCCCGACGACGTGCTCCGGGCCGTCCGCGAGGCCTTCGTCCTGCACAGCGAGCGCGAAGGCCGGGTGTTCCCGGTGGTGCGCGAACCGCTGAAGACCGGCGGCGTGTTCGGCATCAAGTCGGGCGACGTGCAGGCCCAGGGACTGCTCGGTTTCAAGGCGGCCGGGTTCTGGCCCGCCAACCGGCAGCGCGGCGGCGAGCCGCACCAGGCGACGATCCTGCTGATCGATCCCGCCACTGGCCGCCCCCTGTGCGTGATCGACGGCAACGCGGTCACGACCGTTCGCACCGGCGCGGCGGGCGGGCTGGGCCTGCAGCAGCTCGCGCGGCCCGACAGCACCCGGCTGTGCCTGTTCGGCACCGGCGTGCAGGCACGCATCCAGCTCGACTTCGCGCTGCGCCTGCTGCCCTCTCTGAGCGACGTTCTCTATATGAGCGCCGACGGCCAGCGCAAGCCGGCATTCGAAGCAATCTTTGCCGGGCGCTGCAACATCGCCCCCGCCGCCGACCGCAACGCGGCCGTCTCTCGAAGCGACGTGGTGATCACCGCCACGCCGGGCGGCGGCGCCCTCTTCGAGCTGGAGGCCGTGCAGCCCGGCACCCATCTGAACTGCGTCGGCGCCGATACCCGAGGCAAGCGCGAGCTGCCGGAAGGCCTGCTGCCGCGCGCCCGGCTTTTCGTCGACGACAGCACCCAGGCCCGGCAGATCGGCGAAACCCAAT
This region includes:
- a CDS encoding ornithine cyclodeaminase family protein; the encoded protein is MTPSTAPADARLLLLDKNQVDTLLSPDDVLRAVREAFVLHSEREGRVFPVVREPLKTGGVFGIKSGDVQAQGLLGFKAAGFWPANRQRGGEPHQATILLIDPATGRPLCVIDGNAVTTVRTGAAGGLGLQQLARPDSTRLCLFGTGVQARIQLDFALRLLPSLSDVLYMSADGQRKPAFEAIFAGRCNIAPAADRNAAVSRSDVVITATPGGGALFELEAVQPGTHLNCVGADTRGKRELPEGLLPRARLFVDDSTQARQIGETQWAPDTPVTELGDLLSGKTSFQRAPGDITVFDMTGLALQDLTVARLLHAQADETSSGTRIAWPW